In Bdellovibrionales bacterium CG10_big_fil_rev_8_21_14_0_10_45_34, one genomic interval encodes:
- a CDS encoding riboflavin synthase subunit alpha, whose protein sequence is MKLFSGIIERVSQVVSVNLEKTSHNLILERPDGFDDIKAGDSICVNGVCLTLENFTSSELAFTVGAETCEVTRWPQILSKGSRLNIERSLKVSDRIHGHSVTGHVDCAGLVVGVIRTADFIRIEVAVPKEFRRMVWLKGSIAINGVSLTVNKANDETIEVGLIPETIIRTNLSTLVMGDLVNLEFDTMAKFYLRQYELGNVKPN, encoded by the coding sequence CTGAAATTGTTTTCTGGAATCATAGAACGCGTCTCCCAAGTCGTATCTGTTAATCTTGAGAAGACTTCGCACAACTTGATATTAGAGAGGCCTGATGGATTTGATGACATCAAGGCCGGAGATTCCATTTGCGTAAACGGGGTTTGCCTCACTCTAGAAAATTTTACTTCGAGTGAGCTAGCTTTTACTGTTGGCGCTGAGACTTGCGAAGTGACTCGGTGGCCCCAGATACTTTCAAAGGGTTCGCGCTTGAACATAGAAAGATCACTGAAGGTTTCAGATCGAATTCACGGTCACTCGGTGACGGGCCATGTGGACTGCGCAGGTCTTGTTGTGGGCGTCATACGGACAGCTGATTTTATTAGAATTGAAGTAGCTGTGCCCAAAGAATTTCGGCGTATGGTCTGGTTAAAAGGGTCGATCGCCATTAATGGGGTGAGCTTAACTGTAAACAAAGCTAATGATGAAACAATTGAAGTGGGTTTAATTCCTGAAACAATTATTCGGACGAACTTATCGACATTGGTCATGGGAGACCTGGTCAATCTCGAATTCGATACCATGGCAAAATTTTATTTGAGGCAGTATGAGCTTGGAAACGTCAAACCAAACTAG
- the ribB gene encoding 3,4-dihydroxy-2-butanone-4-phosphate synthase, which translates to MSLETSNQTRLASIPELIDEIRQGRMVILVDDEDRENEGDIILAAQFATPEKINFMAKEARGLICLSLTEVQVQRLRLPQMVSDGSNASPNRTAFTVSIEAATGISTGISARDRAHTIQVACHPEAQPTDIISPGHVFPIKAVQGGVLKRAGHTEASVDICRLADLNPAAVICEIMNPDGTMSRFDELCEFAKSHDIKIGAIADLIEFRLKQESLVEAVARIPIDESSKHPAWLHVFRSKIDDREHYALQIGNIAGPGTIDAEETPVVSVRVEARNLVRDLMGLAQVKGGSSLLECWKQLCMRPPGVLLYLDTPQKFDWANQNNQSVESLSLRRDDRDYGIGAQILRNLGARKIRLLTNHPSPRAGIEGYGIEIVESVPY; encoded by the coding sequence ATGAGCTTGGAAACGTCAAACCAAACTAGATTGGCATCGATCCCTGAATTGATAGATGAAATTCGACAAGGTCGTATGGTGATCTTGGTTGATGATGAAGACCGTGAGAACGAAGGGGATATTATTCTTGCGGCACAGTTCGCCACCCCAGAAAAAATCAATTTTATGGCAAAAGAGGCGCGCGGACTCATTTGTCTCAGTTTGACAGAAGTGCAAGTCCAACGTCTTAGACTTCCTCAGATGGTTTCTGATGGCTCGAATGCCTCTCCCAATCGGACAGCGTTCACCGTGAGCATTGAAGCGGCGACAGGTATATCGACTGGTATATCCGCTCGTGATCGAGCTCACACGATACAGGTAGCGTGTCACCCAGAAGCCCAGCCAACTGACATTATTTCTCCAGGACATGTGTTTCCTATTAAGGCGGTTCAAGGTGGCGTCCTCAAGCGAGCTGGTCACACAGAGGCCAGCGTGGATATCTGCAGACTTGCCGATCTGAATCCGGCTGCAGTGATTTGCGAAATAATGAACCCTGATGGAACTATGTCTCGGTTTGACGAACTTTGTGAGTTCGCTAAAAGCCACGACATCAAGATCGGCGCAATTGCTGACCTCATCGAGTTTCGGCTCAAGCAAGAGTCTCTTGTCGAGGCGGTTGCACGAATTCCGATTGATGAAAGTTCAAAACATCCGGCTTGGCTACATGTCTTTCGCAGCAAAATAGACGATCGAGAGCACTATGCCCTTCAAATTGGTAATATAGCGGGCCCGGGTACCATAGATGCGGAAGAGACTCCAGTTGTGAGTGTGAGGGTAGAGGCCCGCAATTTGGTGCGCGATCTCATGGGACTCGCTCAGGTAAAAGGCGGCTCCTCGCTTTTAGAATGTTGGAAGCAACTTTGTATGAGGCCTCCCGGAGTTTTACTTTATCTGGATACCCCTCAAAAATTTGATTGGGCCAATCAAAACAATCAGTCGGTGGAATCGTTGAGCTTGAGGCGTGATGATCGCGACTACGGAATTGGCGCGCAGATTCTTAGGAATCTGGGGGCTCGAAAAATTCGACTCCTTACCAATCACCCATCCCCTCGAGCCGGCATTGAGGGCTATGGAATCGAAATCGTTGAATCGGTACCCTATTAA
- a CDS encoding 6,7-dimethyl-8-ribityllumazine synthase → MKITIVVAEFNSKITERLLEGALSELKSREVKPIVQKVPGAFELPLAASLALKAGADGVVALGCIIRGETTHYDYVCKAAQEGCLRVSLDESKPVAFGVLTTEDFEQAFERAGGRHGNVGASAAQACLAMLSLKF, encoded by the coding sequence ATGAAAATCACAATCGTCGTTGCCGAATTCAATTCAAAAATAACTGAGCGCCTTCTAGAAGGGGCATTAAGTGAACTTAAATCGCGGGAAGTGAAGCCGATAGTTCAAAAAGTTCCTGGTGCTTTTGAACTGCCGCTCGCAGCGAGTCTCGCTTTGAAGGCAGGGGCCGATGGAGTCGTTGCCCTTGGTTGTATTATCCGCGGCGAGACGACCCACTACGACTATGTTTGCAAAGCGGCCCAAGAGGGTTGCTTGAGAGTTTCTCTTGATGAATCTAAGCCAGTAGCTTTTGGCGTCCTTACAACGGAGGACTTCGAGCAGGCTTTCGAAAGGGCCGGGGGGCGACACGGTAATGTCGGAGCATCAGCGGCCCAAGCTTGCCTAGCCATGCTTTCGCTTAAGTTTTGA
- a CDS encoding PAS domain-containing sensor histidine kinase, giving the protein MRLEAKETRKRKREIFIAVTAAIVFVALTWVEFRLANISQQLPFVHSVFFFGLVNFNIILLLFLLFLIFRNVVKVFVETPGQLIGATIKGKLVVAFLAFSIIPTLLMFSISVFYINSSFDKWFSVKMAGVLKDSLEVTNSYYLQAKRRNYHFAHRVANDVRSKGNTSIRKLLEYSKKQYSLDAVEFYPDLLKNRMVSVSEEQNIGEVPNVSLEFLEKGISEKIEASTIHHFGEGNLVRVIVPVLSGGAIVVSSFVPLSLITKMDDVAAAYEELRNVNPLEYPLKSIYTIVLVLMTLVIVFAATWLGFHLARQLSTPLEKLAKAARQISRGKYSPVDLESGSLEINQLVESFNTMTVDLKETLATLDEHSRYMGVILRNVSAGVVSVNRNGQISTINRHASQLLKIEAEKFIGKEIREFLSGEHLSTFESVINTLKTHRIPNLQKEIQLTIDGGTSFFQVTASLLLDEQGKDLGFVFLFDDMTMMVNAQRAAAWREVARRIAHEIKNPLTPIKLSAQRLEKKFADDITDPAFKQCIATIIDQVDDLKNLVNEFNSFARLPQSKPTPGDLNKVLSQVGILYKTAHKDIEFRLKFDEKLPIFSFDADQMKRIVGNLLENSVAACSEECEIPYIEISTHYDPSLALVRIEVVDNGCGMTATVRERVFEPYFSTKKTGTGLGLAIVKRNVDDHNGFIRAFSNSPQGTKFVIEIPVRDLRSSVFVQGRTEGDPNA; this is encoded by the coding sequence GTGAGATTGGAAGCCAAAGAGACAAGAAAGCGTAAAAGAGAAATATTTATTGCGGTGACAGCCGCCATCGTATTTGTGGCGCTCACCTGGGTCGAGTTTCGACTTGCTAACATCAGCCAGCAGCTGCCATTTGTTCACTCCGTCTTTTTCTTCGGCCTCGTTAACTTTAATATCATCCTTCTGCTTTTTCTTCTATTTCTCATCTTTCGAAACGTTGTAAAGGTTTTTGTGGAGACCCCTGGGCAGCTCATTGGGGCCACCATCAAGGGTAAGCTCGTCGTAGCATTCTTGGCTTTTAGTATTATTCCGACGCTCCTGATGTTTTCAATCTCGGTCTTTTATATAAATAGCAGTTTTGACAAATGGTTTAGCGTCAAAATGGCGGGAGTTTTAAAAGATTCGTTAGAAGTGACGAACTCCTATTACCTTCAGGCCAAAAGACGTAACTACCATTTTGCTCATCGAGTAGCAAACGATGTGCGCTCTAAGGGCAATACTTCTATTCGCAAATTGCTAGAGTACTCAAAAAAGCAATATAGCTTGGATGCAGTGGAGTTTTATCCAGATCTCTTGAAAAACCGAATGGTGAGCGTTTCAGAAGAGCAGAATATAGGCGAGGTTCCCAATGTTAGCCTAGAGTTTCTCGAAAAGGGGATTTCCGAAAAAATTGAAGCCTCAACGATCCATCACTTTGGTGAAGGCAACTTAGTGCGGGTGATCGTGCCCGTCTTAAGCGGAGGGGCCATCGTTGTTTCAAGCTTTGTACCCCTGTCTTTAATTACCAAAATGGATGACGTAGCGGCAGCTTATGAAGAGCTGAGGAACGTTAACCCGCTGGAGTACCCGCTTAAATCCATTTACACGATAGTTCTTGTGCTGATGACGTTGGTCATTGTTTTTGCGGCGACTTGGTTGGGCTTTCATTTAGCCCGCCAACTTTCGACCCCGCTCGAGAAGCTTGCCAAAGCGGCCAGGCAAATCTCTCGCGGCAAGTACTCCCCTGTCGACTTGGAGTCAGGAAGTCTAGAAATTAATCAGCTTGTTGAAAGCTTTAACACAATGACTGTGGACCTAAAGGAAACTCTCGCGACGCTCGATGAGCATTCCCGTTATATGGGAGTCATTCTTCGAAACGTCAGCGCAGGAGTCGTTTCTGTAAATCGTAATGGTCAGATTAGCACGATAAACCGGCACGCAAGTCAGCTGCTAAAAATTGAGGCAGAAAAATTTATTGGCAAAGAAATTCGCGAGTTTTTAAGCGGCGAACACCTTTCTACGTTTGAAAGCGTTATTAACACACTTAAGACTCACCGAATACCTAACCTACAAAAAGAAATTCAGCTGACGATTGATGGTGGCACGAGTTTCTTTCAGGTGACGGCTAGTCTTCTGCTCGATGAGCAAGGTAAGGACTTGGGGTTTGTTTTCTTGTTTGATGATATGACGATGATGGTGAACGCCCAAAGAGCTGCCGCATGGCGAGAGGTGGCTCGGCGGATTGCTCACGAGATCAAAAATCCTCTGACTCCCATTAAACTCTCCGCACAGCGGTTAGAAAAGAAGTTTGCCGACGACATCACTGATCCCGCCTTCAAACAATGCATTGCTACGATTATCGACCAGGTAGACGACCTGAAAAACTTAGTTAACGAATTCAATAGTTTTGCACGTCTACCCCAATCAAAACCCACACCAGGTGATCTCAACAAAGTGTTGAGCCAAGTCGGCATTCTTTATAAGACGGCTCATAAAGACATTGAGTTTCGGCTTAAATTTGATGAAAAGTTGCCGATTTTTTCTTTTGACGCTGATCAAATGAAAAGGATTGTCGGTAATCTACTAGAAAATTCAGTGGCAGCATGTTCAGAAGAGTGCGAAATCCCCTATATAGAAATTTCGACCCACTACGACCCCAGTCTCGCATTGGTTCGCATTGAGGTCGTAGATAATGGGTGCGGCATGACCGCGACCGTGAGAGAAAGAGTCTTTGAACCCTACTTTAGCACCAAAAAGACGGGGACGGGGTTAGGCTTGGCCATAGTTAAAAGAAACGTGGACGATCACAACGGCTTTATTCGGGCTTTTTCGAACTCGCCTCAAGGTACAAAGTTTGTTATTGAGATTCCTGTTAGAGACTTGAGATCTAGCGTGTTTGTTCAGGGCCGAACTGAAGGAGACCCGAATGCATAG
- a CDS encoding Fis family transcriptional regulator, producing MHSEKNRIMIVDDEDAILSVLADHLLDEGFEVAKATNGEEALQLAKGFHPQVVLLDIWMPGRLDGIQVLGRLKSSHPNLECIMMSGHGTIETAVRATKMGAWDFVEKPISIERILILVSNILNYQKERDEKVSLLGRLRQSVAIVGESRFTIELKAKLAQLAPTRNPVCLVGEMGSGKRLVAQNLHYLGDRASQAYVEMPVQSVPTELQTIELFGADRGAVVGLQSVRKGLVELAHKGTLYIEDFDQLSEVALQMLADYAKTSTFQKVGATERQGVDTRIVVSTSLSREELQQKLHEHWVNIEPLLVNSVHLLPLRKRPEDIASLVMHFSDAFAKSSSFGLKTFDQPAMEKLRGYGWPGNILELRNFIERLYILIPGDEMKVEDLELAGLKDDQDINPLNAAFKAANFKLARAQFEREYIQRKLLENSGNVSRTAELIGLERSHLHRKIKAYGIEAKLDREGDRAPNAP from the coding sequence ATGCATAGTGAGAAGAACAGAATAATGATTGTCGACGATGAGGACGCGATACTTTCGGTGCTCGCAGACCATTTGCTTGACGAGGGATTTGAAGTCGCAAAGGCAACAAATGGCGAAGAGGCTTTGCAGCTGGCAAAAGGGTTTCATCCCCAAGTGGTGCTTCTAGATATTTGGATGCCAGGTCGCCTTGATGGAATTCAGGTTTTGGGAAGACTCAAGTCTTCGCACCCCAATCTGGAATGCATCATGATGTCGGGCCATGGAACTATCGAAACGGCAGTTCGTGCTACTAAAATGGGAGCCTGGGATTTCGTTGAGAAACCGATTTCGATAGAGCGCATTCTTATTTTAGTTTCTAACATTCTAAATTATCAAAAAGAGCGTGACGAAAAGGTTTCGTTGCTTGGACGCCTTAGGCAAAGCGTCGCAATAGTTGGTGAGAGTCGATTTACTATTGAACTTAAGGCCAAATTAGCTCAATTGGCGCCCACCCGGAACCCTGTATGCTTAGTCGGTGAAATGGGAAGCGGAAAGCGCTTGGTTGCCCAAAACCTTCATTATCTCGGAGATCGAGCGTCTCAAGCCTATGTAGAAATGCCTGTGCAGTCTGTGCCGACTGAGCTTCAAACAATTGAGCTGTTCGGAGCAGACAGAGGAGCTGTGGTCGGTTTGCAGAGCGTGAGAAAGGGGCTAGTTGAACTGGCCCATAAGGGCACACTCTATATAGAAGACTTCGATCAGCTCTCTGAGGTCGCGCTTCAAATGCTTGCCGACTACGCAAAGACTTCGACATTTCAAAAGGTTGGTGCCACGGAGAGGCAGGGAGTCGATACAAGAATAGTCGTCAGCACCTCGCTTTCTCGCGAGGAATTACAACAAAAGCTTCACGAGCACTGGGTGAACATAGAGCCACTCTTGGTCAACTCTGTGCATTTGCTACCTTTAAGAAAGAGGCCAGAAGATATTGCCAGCCTTGTTATGCACTTTTCCGATGCCTTTGCAAAATCGAGTTCATTCGGGCTCAAAACATTTGACCAGCCAGCGATGGAGAAATTGCGCGGCTATGGATGGCCAGGAAACATACTAGAACTACGCAATTTCATTGAAAGGCTTTACATCTTGATCCCTGGCGACGAAATGAAAGTGGAAGATTTAGAACTCGCTGGATTAAAAGACGATCAAGATATTAACCCACTCAACGCTGCTTTTAAGGCAGCAAATTTCAAGTTGGCGCGAGCCCAGTTCGAACGTGAGTATATACAAAGAAAGCTTCTTGAGAACTCTGGGAACGTCAGTAGAACGGCCGAACTGATAGGACTTGAGAGAAGTCACCTGCACAGAAAAATAAAGGCATATGGTATTGAGGCCAAGCTCGATAGAGAAGGCGATAGAGCACCAAATGCACCTTAA
- a CDS encoding proline--tRNA ligase, which yields MLWTQSYIYTLKEAPQDAEIVSHKLLTRAGFIKKVAPGIYTLAPLAVRAIRNIEAIVREELTAIGYDEVFMPMVQPAELWQETNRWSEMGDLLLKFKNRNGHSFCLGGTHEEVITDLIRKDIQSYRNLPVHLFQIQTKYRDEIRPRFGLMRGREFIMKDAYSFHADEKGAIGAYEKMYGAYQKIFDRLGLEYRIVSADAGSIGGSRTHEFQLLADAGEDQIMVSDQVDFAANVEIAPLLRSHREGAIGEDVINSEAKSWLSENANKKPEKFSTPGLRTIEELARSLNLMPKDLIKTLFVKGPSEKFACILLRGDHELNLIKLKSQLNWQEDPQLATAEEVKALSGALPGSCGPVGLNISVYADYSVEPMNDYVVGANEDDYHLKSVSHLRGDFAVAEFLDLRNAVDGDICPSGGSYKSLRGIEVGHVFYLGTKYSKAMNAVFLSKEGQSHPLEMGCYGIGVTRTLQASVEQNFDADGILWPFPVAPYKLHVCLLDPSDEELRRWTLESVSKIEAQGFTVLVDDRDERPGVKFKDADLIGMPLRLTVGKKGFTNGEVELVDRVTKTKTILKIDEAVESVLGELEDLKQNPRRGRTKRV from the coding sequence GTGCTTTGGACTCAGTCTTACATTTACACTTTAAAAGAAGCACCTCAAGATGCTGAGATTGTGAGCCATAAGCTCCTGACTCGCGCGGGGTTTATCAAAAAAGTCGCGCCTGGAATATACACATTGGCTCCGTTAGCTGTTAGAGCAATTCGAAACATCGAAGCAATTGTTCGCGAAGAGTTGACGGCGATCGGGTATGACGAAGTTTTTATGCCTATGGTGCAGCCAGCGGAGCTTTGGCAAGAGACGAATCGTTGGTCGGAAATGGGCGATCTTTTGCTAAAGTTCAAGAACAGAAATGGTCACAGCTTTTGTCTTGGCGGTACACACGAAGAAGTTATTACAGATTTAATAAGAAAAGATATTCAGAGTTATCGAAACCTACCTGTTCATCTCTTTCAGATTCAAACAAAATACCGTGATGAAATTCGGCCTCGTTTTGGTTTGATGAGGGGGCGAGAGTTCATAATGAAGGACGCCTACAGTTTTCACGCAGATGAAAAGGGAGCCATCGGTGCGTATGAAAAAATGTACGGAGCCTATCAAAAGATCTTCGATCGTTTAGGCCTGGAATATCGAATCGTTAGCGCAGACGCGGGCTCTATTGGCGGCAGTCGCACGCATGAATTTCAACTCCTTGCGGATGCTGGTGAAGATCAAATTATGGTGTCTGATCAGGTAGATTTTGCCGCCAACGTTGAGATTGCTCCGCTTCTAAGGAGTCACCGTGAAGGCGCTATTGGTGAAGACGTTATTAACAGCGAAGCAAAATCGTGGCTCAGTGAAAACGCCAATAAAAAACCTGAGAAATTTTCAACGCCAGGACTGCGAACTATAGAGGAGTTAGCGCGGTCCCTTAATTTGATGCCCAAAGATTTAATAAAAACTCTTTTTGTTAAAGGCCCCAGCGAAAAGTTTGCCTGCATCTTGTTGAGGGGGGATCACGAACTCAATTTGATTAAGCTTAAATCGCAACTAAATTGGCAAGAAGATCCTCAGCTCGCAACGGCCGAAGAAGTGAAAGCTTTGAGCGGCGCATTGCCGGGCAGTTGTGGCCCCGTCGGCTTGAATATATCTGTTTATGCGGACTATTCGGTAGAGCCGATGAACGACTACGTGGTTGGGGCCAATGAAGATGACTACCACCTAAAGAGTGTTAGTCACTTGCGAGGCGATTTTGCCGTCGCCGAATTTCTTGATTTAAGGAATGCTGTCGATGGCGATATATGCCCTTCTGGCGGCAGTTACAAATCTCTTCGAGGCATCGAAGTCGGACACGTATTTTATTTAGGAACCAAGTACTCAAAAGCCATGAATGCAGTCTTTTTGTCTAAAGAAGGTCAATCTCATCCTCTTGAAATGGGTTGTTACGGCATTGGGGTGACACGCACTTTGCAAGCAAGTGTCGAGCAAAACTTTGATGCCGACGGGATTTTGTGGCCCTTCCCTGTGGCGCCCTACAAACTGCACGTTTGTTTGCTCGATCCCTCTGATGAGGAACTTCGAAGATGGACACTCGAGTCTGTTTCAAAAATTGAAGCTCAAGGGTTCACCGTACTTGTCGACGACAGAGACGAGCGACCCGGAGTCAAATTCAAAGATGCCGACCTAATAGGGATGCCGCTCAGGCTCACTGTGGGTAAAAAAGGATTTACCAATGGCGAAGTAGAGCTCGTAGACCGGGTCACCAAAACCAAGACAATTTTGAAAATTGATGAAGCTGTTGAATCTGTTCTCGGAGAACTCGAAGACCTTAAACAAAATCCTCGTAGAGGTCGCACGAAACGAGTTTAG
- the pyrF gene encoding orotidine-5'-phosphate decarboxylase, whose translation MVVSTFSELKNPIVLALDVSEVGLAQRLFQQLADSVGCVKIGPRLLMTLEKELIKDWATQVPLFFDCKYFDIPSTTVESVRAAFEAGATWVTVHAANNEMTLEALNTLEKEIQVSKPFAKILGVTVLTSFSEKDLHDTGIRAGVGEQVSALSRRWLHFGLSGLVCSAHEVKSIKSLSRDAFLVTPGIRWVGSAGDQSRGNSARSTPRTSSSGGSDQRRTSTPLEALKNGSDALVIGRAIIEASEPTETLREILASLDN comes from the coding sequence ATGGTAGTGAGTACCTTTAGTGAACTGAAGAATCCTATTGTTTTAGCACTCGACGTGTCAGAGGTTGGGCTGGCGCAGAGGCTGTTCCAGCAGCTCGCAGATTCTGTTGGGTGTGTAAAGATCGGACCTCGTCTTTTAATGACACTCGAAAAAGAGCTTATTAAAGATTGGGCGACTCAAGTGCCCTTATTTTTCGACTGCAAGTATTTCGATATTCCTTCGACAACCGTAGAGTCGGTACGAGCAGCTTTTGAGGCTGGGGCGACGTGGGTGACAGTGCATGCTGCAAACAATGAGATGACGCTTGAGGCGCTAAATACACTCGAGAAAGAAATCCAAGTTTCAAAACCATTTGCAAAAATTCTTGGCGTAACCGTTTTGACAAGTTTTTCAGAAAAGGACCTCCACGACACGGGGATTCGAGCGGGCGTGGGCGAGCAAGTTTCTGCATTGTCGCGGCGCTGGCTTCATTTTGGCCTCTCCGGTTTAGTCTGCTCGGCCCATGAAGTTAAGAGCATTAAGTCCCTGAGTAGAGATGCGTTTCTCGTAACACCTGGTATCCGCTGGGTCGGCAGTGCTGGCGATCAATCGCGTGGAAACTCTGCACGTTCCACACCACGCACGAGTTCGAGCGGAGGTAGCGATCAGCGTCGCACAAGCACTCCACTTGAAGCTTTGAAAAATGGATCTGACGCATTGGTGATTGGTCGGGCAATTATCGAAGCCAGTGAGCCCACCGAGACGCTTCGTGAGATTTTGGCTAGCTTGGATAATTGA
- the tuf gene encoding elongation factor Tu — protein sequence MAKEKFDRSLPHCNIGTIGHVDHGKTTLTAAITKVLAEAGGATAMAYDQIDKAPEEKARGITISTSHVEYRTKNRHYAHVDCPGHADYVKNMITGAAQMDGGILVVSAADGPMPQTREHILLARQVGVPAICVFMNKVDMVDDAELLDLVELEVRELLSKYEFPGDDIPIIRGSALKALEGDSSEIGSASILKLMEAVDAYIPQPARATDKPFLMPIEDVFSIQGRGTVVTGRVERGIIKVNSEVEIVGLRPTTKTTVTGVEMFRKLLDQGEAGDNVGCLLRGTKKEDVERGQVLAQPGTITPHKRFKAEAYILTKEEGGRHTPFFNGYRPQFYFRTTDVTGVVTLKQGTEMVMPGDRTEMDVELIAPIAMEKELRFAIREGGRTVGAGVVTEIIE from the coding sequence ATGGCAAAAGAGAAATTTGATCGAAGCTTACCCCATTGTAACATAGGTACAATCGGACACGTGGATCATGGTAAGACAACGCTAACTGCAGCAATCACAAAGGTGCTTGCAGAGGCTGGTGGTGCAACTGCGATGGCGTACGATCAGATTGACAAGGCACCAGAAGAAAAAGCTCGTGGAATTACGATTTCAACTTCGCACGTTGAATACAGAACTAAAAATCGCCACTATGCTCACGTCGATTGCCCGGGTCACGCTGACTACGTTAAAAACATGATTACTGGTGCTGCGCAGATGGACGGCGGAATTCTGGTTGTTTCTGCGGCCGATGGTCCAATGCCTCAAACTCGCGAGCACATTCTTTTGGCTCGTCAGGTTGGTGTTCCTGCCATTTGTGTTTTTATGAATAAAGTCGACATGGTCGACGACGCTGAACTTTTGGATCTTGTTGAGTTAGAGGTTCGCGAACTTCTTAGCAAATACGAATTCCCAGGCGACGACATTCCCATCATCCGTGGTTCAGCCTTAAAGGCACTTGAAGGCGACAGTTCAGAAATTGGCTCTGCTTCAATATTGAAATTGATGGAAGCTGTAGATGCTTATATCCCCCAGCCGGCTCGTGCGACGGATAAGCCCTTCCTTATGCCAATTGAAGATGTTTTCTCTATTCAGGGTCGAGGAACAGTGGTAACCGGACGTGTTGAGCGTGGTATTATCAAAGTTAACTCAGAAGTAGAAATTGTCGGCCTAAGACCAACTACTAAAACGACAGTTACTGGCGTTGAGATGTTCCGTAAACTTCTTGATCAAGGTGAGGCTGGCGACAACGTGGGTTGTCTACTTCGTGGAACTAAGAAAGAAGATGTTGAGCGCGGACAAGTATTAGCTCAACCCGGCACAATCACACCGCACAAGAGGTTTAAGGCAGAAGCCTATATTCTTACAAAAGAAGAGGGTGGGCGGCACACGCCATTTTTTAATGGTTACCGGCCTCAGTTTTACTTCAGAACAACAGACGTCACAGGCGTTGTAACTTTAAAGCAGGGAACTGAGATGGTTATGCCTGGTGACAGAACCGAGATGGATGTTGAGTTGATTGCTCCAATTGCTATGGAAAAAGAGCTACGATTCGCAATCCGCGAAGGTGGAAGAACTGTTGGAGCAGGTGTTGTTACTGAGATTATCGAGTAA
- the secE gene encoding preprotein translocase subunit SecE, which yields MEENNQKAITISLALFSIMVAYTVFSLLQTAAGTFGVVARWLSNDFVRHGIPVVAGLSMFAGLYLRKGFQTWAEEVVVEVKKVVWPSRRDTVAMTVAVCIMVIISGVILGIFDFVSGQFINYMLSL from the coding sequence ATGGAAGAGAATAATCAGAAAGCGATAACCATAAGTTTGGCTCTTTTCTCAATTATGGTGGCGTACACAGTGTTTTCGTTGCTTCAAACAGCTGCCGGAACATTTGGCGTCGTAGCAAGATGGCTCTCGAATGACTTCGTGCGCCATGGCATTCCAGTGGTTGCGGGTTTGAGCATGTTCGCGGGGCTATATCTCCGCAAGGGCTTTCAAACATGGGCAGAAGAAGTTGTTGTTGAGGTGAAAAAGGTAGTTTGGCCGTCGCGAAGAGACACTGTGGCTATGACGGTAGCAGTTTGTATCATGGTAATTATTTCAGGAGTCATTTTAGGTATTTTTGACTTTGTATCTGGGCAATTTATCAACTATATGTTGTCGCTTTAG
- a CDS encoding transcription termination/antitermination protein NusG yields the protein MEKKWYIVNTLSGCESKAKAGLEEKIRQTSMGDFFGQILVPSENVVQLVKGQKKMTSRKFFPGYIFVEMFLNDETWHMVRSVNKVTGFIGGDRTRPTPVPPHEVERITKQMEVGAERPRPKVNFSEGENVRVIDGPFSNFNGTVEELNLEKGKVKVLVSIFGRPTPVELDFVQVEKS from the coding sequence GTGGAAAAGAAATGGTATATCGTCAACACTCTTTCTGGGTGTGAATCAAAAGCCAAGGCAGGCCTTGAAGAAAAAATCCGTCAAACTTCTATGGGCGATTTTTTCGGACAAATTCTAGTGCCTTCTGAGAATGTGGTTCAGCTCGTGAAGGGGCAGAAGAAGATGACGTCTCGGAAGTTCTTTCCGGGATACATTTTTGTCGAAATGTTTCTAAATGATGAAACGTGGCATATGGTGCGTTCCGTAAATAAGGTGACGGGCTTCATTGGCGGAGATCGGACGCGTCCGACCCCAGTTCCTCCGCATGAAGTGGAACGAATTACTAAGCAGATGGAAGTTGGCGCTGAACGACCACGCCCTAAGGTGAATTTCTCTGAGGGTGAAAACGTGAGAGTGATTGATGGACCTTTCAGCAACTTCAATGGAACGGTTGAAGAGCTTAATCTAGAAAAAGGAAAAGTTAAGGTGTTGGTTTCTATTTTTGGAAGACCTACGCCAGTTGAATTAGATTTCGTACAGGTTGAAAAAAGCTAG